One Epinephelus moara isolate mb chromosome 20, YSFRI_EMoa_1.0, whole genome shotgun sequence genomic window carries:
- the neil1 gene encoding endonuclease 8-like 1 encodes MPEGPELHLASLYVNKLCAGVVFTGAVRKSEVSKSPDVPFTCEAYRITATSRGKEVKLTLTPMKSDDTKKRVKAGQADQPMDIVFRFGMSGYFRFTSEDELPKHAHLRFYSKETPCRVLSFVDARRFGSWQPDGTWQPDRGPCIMFEYDSFRKNVVSSLSDRAFDRPICEVLLNQKYFNGIGNYLRAEILFRLNISPFVAARTVLEGLDSEDLCENEKPVKNEITGTKTSGRAKQKRVNKETGDLLRLCHTVPLEVVNLGGKGYDPQKQDYSGFQAWLQCYYVDGMKSLRDHNGRTMWFKGEPGPMAPKDTKSPKAKKRAKKEDDHDYTQKKKARSHPESTSKKKGVKRETKTRTPKKGQDSCPKEAGAKRRKAEKSPKVNTPQHEKRSTARRRKSSSVEPTAGAQRQSGRLTRQSSK; translated from the exons ATGCCTGAGGGACCCGAGCTCCACCTGGCCAGCCTTTACGTCAACAAATTGTGTGCAGGAGTGGTGTTCACTGGAGCAGTCAGAAAATCTGAGGTCAGCAAAAGTCCCGATGTGCCCTTCACCTGTGAGGCCTATCGCATCACTGCCACTTCCAGAGGGAAGGAAGTGAAGCTCACTCTGACGCCCATGAAGAGCGATGATACAAAAAAGAGAGTGAAGGCAGGACAAGCAGACCAGCCCATGGACATCGTCTTTCGCTTTGGCATGTCGGGCTATTTCCGCTTCACCTCAGAGGATGAGCTGCCTAAGCATGCCCATCTGCGTTTTTATTCCAAAGAGACACCCTGCAGAGTGCTGAGCTTTGTGGATGCACGCAGGTTTGGCAGCTGGCAGCCCGACGGGACGTGGCAGCCTGACAGAGGGCCGTGCATCATGTTTGAGTATGACAGTTTCAG gaagaatgtgGTGTCGAGCCTCTCCGACCGAGCCTTTGACCGACCCATCTGTGAAGTTCTGCTCAATCAGAAGTACTTCAACGGTATCGGGAACTACCTTAGAGCTGAAATCCTTTTCAG GTTGAACATCTCTCCCTTTGTGGCCGCAAGGACCGTACTGGAAGGCCTTGACTCAGAAGATTTATGTGAAAATGAGAAGCCTGTGAAAAATGAGATCACAGGCACAAAG ACCTCAGGGAGAGCTAAACAGAAACGAGTGAATAAGGAGACGGGTGACTTGCTCAGACTGTGTCATACAGTGCCTCTGGAGGTGGTGAACCTAG GTGGAAAGGGCTACGATCCCCAGAAGCAAGACTACTCTGGCTTCCAGGCATGGCTGCAGTGTTACTATGTGGATGGAATGAAATCTCTACGGGATCACAATGGCAGAACTATGTGGTTCAAA GGAGAGCCAGGCCCCATGGCGCCTAAAG ATACAAAGTCACCCAAGGCAAAAAAGAGAGCAAAGAAAGAAGATGACCATGATTACACACAGAAGAAAAAG GCCAGAAGTCACCCAGAAAGCACCTCAAAGAAGAAGGGAGTCAAAAGGGAAACTAAGACCAGAACACCAAAGAAAGGACAGGATTCATGTCCAAAGGAAGCCGGAGCCAAGAGAAGAAAGGCCGAAAAGTCCCCAAAAGTAAACACACCTCAACATGAAAAGAGATCAACTGCACGtaggaggaagagcagcagcgTGGAGCCAACTGCAG GTGCACAGAGGCAGAGCGGGAGACTGACCAGACAGAGCAGCAAATAA
- the commd4 gene encoding COMM domain-containing protein 4: MRFRFCGDLDCPDWVLAEISTLAKLSSVKMKLLCAQVLKDLLGDGIDYDKVAKLTADAKFESGDIKASVAVLSFIFSSAAKHDVDSESLSSELQQLGLPKEHTTGLCKSYEDKHSALQGKLRETSLRLGSLEAVSWRIDYTLSSSELREVNEPVIQLKLQAQGAESGSSETTVVSISANKFRVLLAELKQAQARMNALQ, translated from the exons ATG CGGTTCCGTTTCTGTGGAGATTTGGACTGCCCGGACTGGGTACTCGCTGAAATTAGCACATTAGCGAAGCTT TCGAGTGTTAAGATGAAACTCCTCTGTGCTCAAGTGCTGAAGGATTTGCTCGGGGATGGCATTGAT TATGACAAGGTTGCAAAGCTTACTGCAGATGCAAAGTTTG AGAGTGGAGACATTAAAGCCAGCGTGGCGGTGCTCAGCTTCATTTTCTCCAGTGCAGCGAAGCACGATGTTGACAGTGAATCTCTGTCCagtgagctgcagcagctcgGTCTGCCTAAAG AACACACGACAGGTCTCTGTAAATCATACGAAGACAAGCACTCTGCACTGCAAGGCAAACTGAGAGAGACGAGCCTGAGGT TGGGCAGTCTGGAGGCTGTGTCATGGCGCATCGACTACACTCTGAGCTCCAGTGAACTGAGGGAGGTGAATGAACCTGTGATTCAGCTGAAACTGCAGGCGCAAGGAGCAGAGTCAGGCTCCTCAGAGACGACCGTTGTTTCCATTTCCGCCAACAAGTTCAGAGTATTGCTGGCAG AGCTCAAACAAGCCCAAGCGAGGATGAATGCACTACaatga